In Fusarium falciforme chromosome 9, complete sequence, the following are encoded in one genomic region:
- a CDS encoding F-box domain-containing protein, whose translation MLSLDRLPNEVLHSIASFLHKKYDLAALSRVNRHCYHIASPILWKREVKSDRPGALHWAVEHEDIDLLRRALEAGVDPSRLAYAHRPKPRIDSRHKWWNYHSSYYDDPEWRVDDDDESVDLDPSYVLHDTCDCFESGCDDGIFSDCRWEAIHVAASKGRIDMIEVLLDKGAYIEASSWGLCLCRPHLPMEAFSDSQDIEEEELEDLHGGNWTPLHVAICHGQFETAKFLLSRGASTVIYQGIDFELDPNVWRDEDAAHDSSRFRLTAMHHAAKHDMLPLLRLLVEGKLQENIDAEGPFMGTPLFQAIWYGHWDTAVPYLIEKGANIDTRLIETGLTPLMMACFSRRFDDAAKLIDLGADVNTVSRHRFSILHLILGPGQVRPDEFADPYDPPKPTSKITEIEIIQKFIDKKFDVNARDSLLGMTPLMHASSSCNTDAMKALIDSGADVNALDHEGLSALSRVGEMAEGSAILGLCDAGEMLLDAGASMKDSTEDLTPLNIICARRCEPYFSRDWDHQHANFAALLIERGADPNDKGVTLHRPFTEAVVNGNLSLAQAILENGGRPEKGDLEDLLDKSVQDPYDDGKTEFILSMDYAQYGITRPSDAFLVRLLKLSLEEQLWTRAADLMKAVPTPREMRKGLIFRCLKDQSPTADEPSALIQVLLDQGQDPNELFEDEPPLYYSLKSGSFWRTTPVLVNGGADVHMATKAMPDGAFMYTITHGYQPQTVQILSKHPNVLCDKPERLHRECWSSMIRWVPGILKPRRARYVRAIEPKLNWTFASRLITAGLRTDVKTLDDVDVKEVVELAIPKGVPMGVEGRKVLDALDIPYVEPTIQSEDEEDEDDIEEDYEAGGSDVSEDIDDDSSVSEMDDGYDGFGLLPPFLEDSDEDEDSEEGWQDDDGESDFDDDDDDGLMPIPVPLLFGFLM comes from the coding sequence ATGCTGTCGCTGGACCGACTTCCCAATGAGGTGCTGCACAGTATCGCCTCTTTCCTCCACAAGAAGTACGACCTAGCTGCTCTATCGCGCGTCAACCGACACTGCTATCATATTGCGAGCCCCATTCTCTGGAAGCGCGAGGTCAAGTCGGACAGGCCAGGCGCACTACATTGGGCCGTGGAGCATGAAGACATCGATCTATTGCGCCGCGCTCTCGAGGCCGGTGTTGACCCCTCGCGTCTAGCCTATGCTCACAGACCCAAGCCACGAATCGATTCGCGTCACAAGTGGTGGAATTATCACAGCTCATATTACGACGATCCGGAATGGcgcgtcgacgacgacgacgagtctGTCGACTTGGACCCATCCTATGTTCTACACGACACCTGCGATTGTTTCGAGAGCGGCTGCGACGATGGAATCTTTAGCGACTGTCGATGGGAAGCTATCCATGTCGCCGCTAGCAAAGGGCGCATCGACATGATCGAGGTGCTTCTCGACAAGGGCGCATATATCGAGGCATCCTCCTGGGGACTCTGTCTCTGTCGTCCTCACCTTCCCATGGAGGCCTTTAGCGACTCGCAAGATAtcgaagaggaagagcttGAGGATCTGCATGGTGGAAACTGGACACCTCTGCATGTTGCCATATGCCACGGCCAGTTCGAGACCGCCAAGTTTCTGCTAAGCCGCGGGGCTTCCACCGTCATATACCAGGGTATCGATTTCGAGCTTGACCCCAACGTCTggcgagatgaagatgctgcCCATGATTCAAGTCGTTTCCGACTCACCGCGATGCACCACGCTGCCAAGCACGACATGCTCCCCTTACTGCGGCTCCTTGTGGAAGGAAAGCTTCAGGAAAACATCGATGCAGAAGGCCCTTTCATGGGAACGCCCCTGTTCCAGGCCATTTGGTACGGACATTGGGACACCGCGGTTCCGTATCTCATTGAGAAAGGCGCCAATATTGACACCAGGCTCATCGAGACGGGATTGACACCTCTTATGATGGCGTGCTTCTCGCGTCGGTTTGACGATGCTGCTAAGCTCATCGACCTGGGCGCAGACGTCAACACGGTCTCAAGGCACCGGTTCAGCATTCTTCATCTGATTCTCGGACCTGGCCAAGTCAGACCTGACGAGTTTGCCGATCCTTACGATCCCCCGAAGCCCACCAGCAAGATCACCGAGATCGAGATCATCCAAAAGTTCATCGACAAGAAGTTCGATGTAAACGCCCGTGACTCCCTCTTGGGGATGACGCCCCTGATGCATGCGAGCTCGAGCTGTAACACGGATGCTATGAAGGCGTTAATCGACAGCGGAGCTGACGTTAACGCCTTGGATCATGAGGGACTGAGCGCCCTTTCTCGAGTCGGTGAAATGGCCGAAGGATCCGCTATTCTTGGACTATGCGACGCCGGAGAGATGCTCCTCGACGCGGGGGCATCGATGAAAGACTCGACGGAAGACCTGACACCTCTGAACATCATCTGCGCCCGGCGCTGCGAGCCCTACTTCAGTCGTGATTGGGACCACCAGCACGCCAATTTCGCCGCGCTCCTCATTGAGCGTGGCGCTGATCCAAACGACAAGGGCGTAACCCTGCACCGCCCATTCACCGAGGCCGTTGTGAACGGCAACTTGAGTCTTGCCCAAGCAATTCTTGAGAATGGCGGCCGGCCGGAGAAGGGTGACCTTGAGGATCTGCTTGACAAGTCAGTACAGGACCCGTATGACGACGGGAAAACCGAGTTTATACTGAGCATGGATTATGCCCAGTATGGCATCACAAGGCCTTCGGATGCCTTCCTGGTGCGCCTCCTCAAGCTGTCACTGGAGGAGCAACTCTGGACGCGGGCTGCTGATCTGATGAAGGCGGTGCCCACGCCGAGGGAAATGCGAAAGGGGCTGATCTTCCGCTGCTTGAAGGACCAGTCACCGACCGCGGATGAACCTTCTGCGCTTATCCAGGTGCTACTagatcaaggacaagacccTAATGAGCTTTTTGAGGACGAGCCGCCGCTGTATTACAGTCTCAAGTCGGGTTCCTTCTGGCGCACAACTCCGGTGCTGGTCAATGGTGGAGCGGATGTTCACATGGCCACCAAAGCTATGCCTGACGGTGCATTCATGTACACCATCACTCATGGCTATCAGCCGCAGACCGTACAGATACTATCGAAACACCCGAATGTGCTATGCGATAAACCAGAGCGGCTGCATCGGGAGTGCTGGTCATCTATGATCCGTTGGGTGCCCGGCATCTTGAAACCCAGGAGGGCTCGCTATGTGCGAGCCATCGAGCCCAAGCTGAACTGGACCTTTGCAAGCCGACTGATCACCGCGGGCTTAAGAACCGATGTGAAGACGCTGGATGACGTGGACGTCAAAGAAGTTGTGGAACTGGCGATTCCTAAGGGGGTTCCGATGGGAGTTGAGGGACGCAAAGTGCTGGACGCGCTTGATATTCCCTATGTGGAACCGACGATTCAGtctgaagacgaagaagatgaagatgatatAGAAGAGGACTATGAAGCTGGGGGAAGCGACGTGAGCGAGGACATTGATGACGACTCGAGTGTATcggagatggatgatggatacGACGGCTTCGGGCTGTTACCACCATTCCTGGAAGActctgatgaggatgaagactcGGAAGAGGGATGGCAGGACGATGACGGGGAGAGTGActttgatgacgatgacgacgacgggtTGATGCCGATTCCCGTACCTTTACTATTTGGATTCCTTATGTGA